The proteins below come from a single Polymorphobacter fuscus genomic window:
- the fliE gene encoding flagellar hook-basal body complex protein FliE, giving the protein MLPPIDTRSVMALRAQILARSPALAQVPGVGAAAPAAAPRFDTAMADALKAVSAVQEEAGAASAAFERGDSQDLAGVMIARQKASIAFEATLQVRNKLLGAYKDVMSMPL; this is encoded by the coding sequence ATGTTGCCCCCCATCGATACACGCAGTGTCATGGCGTTGCGGGCGCAGATCCTGGCCCGCAGCCCGGCGCTGGCGCAGGTGCCCGGGGTCGGCGCCGCAGCGCCCGCGGCCGCACCGCGTTTCGATACGGCAATGGCCGATGCGCTGAAGGCGGTGAGTGCCGTCCAGGAGGAAGCCGGTGCGGCGTCCGCAGCGTTTGAACGCGGCGACAGCCAGGACCTGGCCGGGGTGATGATCGCCCGGCAAAAGGCTTCGATCGCCTTCGAAGCGACGCTGCAGGTCCGCAACAAGCTGCTCGGCGCCTACAAGGACGTGATGAGCATGCCGCTGTGA
- a CDS encoding FliI/YscN family ATPase: MTATDTLAALVAATSVPVLPVRRGGRVTAFDGSVVEAVGIEAHVGSRARIGVGAQMAEVIGFRDRTALLLGLSPLAGIAPGAGVVVDDDGDGVAVGDGLLGRVIDGLGRPRDGGGPVQAAAWRSLRGPVPGPADRLGVTQVLATGVRAIDGLLTLGRGQRVGIMAGTGVGKSVLLGQMARWATADVVVMALIGERGREITDFIDRELVGQARARTVTVAVPADEAPLLRVRGAESAFAIAEHFRDQGRHVLLILDSLSRVVHGARDIAMARGEPVGPAGYPASALGLIAALVERAGGDRRSGGAITAICTALAEAGGGDSGGSDPVVDAARGVLDGHILLSRRLAGRGQFPAIDLAASASRVMADVCTPAHLAAAARFRRLSSLVEDNRDLVLMGAYAPGSDPELDRALTLAPAMEVFRSQPRALRIDFATAEAALQALMA; encoded by the coding sequence ATGACGGCGACCGACACGCTTGCCGCACTTGTTGCGGCGACGTCGGTGCCGGTGCTGCCGGTGCGGCGCGGTGGCCGGGTGACGGCGTTCGACGGCAGCGTCGTCGAGGCAGTGGGAATCGAAGCGCATGTCGGCAGCCGCGCCCGCATCGGCGTGGGCGCGCAGATGGCGGAGGTCATCGGCTTCCGCGACCGGACGGCGCTGTTGCTCGGCCTGTCGCCGCTGGCCGGCATCGCCCCCGGCGCGGGGGTGGTCGTTGATGATGACGGTGATGGGGTCGCGGTCGGCGACGGCCTGTTGGGGCGGGTTATCGACGGTCTCGGCCGGCCGCGCGATGGCGGCGGGCCGGTCCAGGCGGCGGCGTGGCGATCGCTGCGCGGGCCGGTGCCGGGGCCGGCGGACCGGCTGGGGGTGACGCAGGTGCTGGCCACCGGTGTGCGCGCCATCGACGGGCTGTTGACGCTGGGGCGCGGCCAGCGTGTCGGCATCATGGCGGGCACCGGCGTCGGCAAGTCGGTGCTGCTGGGGCAGATGGCGCGCTGGGCGACGGCGGATGTCGTGGTGATGGCGCTGATCGGTGAGCGCGGGCGCGAGATCACCGACTTCATCGACCGCGAACTGGTCGGGCAGGCGCGGGCGCGAACGGTGACGGTCGCGGTGCCCGCCGACGAGGCGCCGTTGCTGCGGGTGCGCGGCGCCGAAAGCGCCTTTGCCATTGCCGAGCATTTTCGCGACCAGGGTCGTCACGTGCTGCTGATCCTCGACAGCCTGAGCCGGGTGGTGCACGGCGCCCGCGACATCGCCATGGCGCGCGGCGAGCCGGTCGGTCCGGCAGGCTATCCGGCGTCGGCGCTGGGGTTGATCGCGGCGCTGGTCGAGCGGGCAGGCGGCGACCGGCGCAGCGGCGGCGCGATCACGGCGATCTGCACCGCACTCGCCGAGGCCGGCGGCGGCGATAGCGGCGGCAGCGACCCGGTGGTCGATGCGGCGCGCGGTGTTCTCGATGGGCATATCCTGCTCAGCCGGCGGTTGGCCGGGCGCGGGCAGTTCCCCGCCATCGACCTGGCGGCGTCGGCCAGCCGGGTAATGGCCGATGTCTGCACGCCGGCGCATCTCGCTGCGGCGGCGCGGTTCCGACGGCTGTCGTCGCTGGTCGAGGACAACCGCGACCTGGTACTGATGGGCGCCTATGCGCCGGGCAGCGACCCGGAGCTCGACCGGGCGCTGACACTGGCCCCGGCCATGGAGGTTTTCCGCAGCCAGCCGCGCGCGCTGCGGATCGATTTCGCCACCGCCGAGGCGGCGTTGCAGGCGCTGATGGCATGA
- a CDS encoding flagellar biosynthetic protein FliO produces the protein MTALVADWRAKVAGALKWPRDSGPARVVQALPLGPGSRLLVVEFGGRQLLIGQARTGLVRLGETEMQL, from the coding sequence ATGACCGCCCTGGTCGCCGACTGGCGCGCAAAAGTGGCGGGCGCGCTGAAATGGCCGCGCGACTCCGGGCCGGCGCGGGTGGTGCAGGCGCTGCCGCTGGGGCCGGGCAGCCGGCTGCTGGTGGTGGAATTCGGCGGGCGGCAGTTGTTGATCGGCCAGGCGCGCACCGGGCTGGTGCGGCTCGGCGAAACGGAGATGCAGCTATGA
- a CDS encoding sigma-54 interaction domain-containing protein: MNSSPAPLPLPDPRHWLPGLASIATDTTPVTAPGAEPGHGRRVTVAPAAVSTATCDGDRLVLAVAPQDHRFACALIAAFCAGDAVPAAADPASIALLDMAARVAAHDVGVIIEGATGTGKEGLARLVHTLSPRRDRPLVAVNCAALPEAMLEATLFGHERGAFSGAIAASPGLFRAADHGTLLLDEVSELPLPLQAKLLRVLQEREVLPVGAVRAEKVDVRVIAAANRDLAADVAAGRFRADLFYRLAVFPLRTIPLADRRADIVAIAAHWLLRATRGRLCWPTPAALARLDAHGWPGNVRELGNVLDRAMVLADGAVIDVAHLAFDTMTPPPAEAVLPLPGIVRHHEDRVIRRVLAETHDRRSAAQRLGISERTLRYKLAAMRPAAVQ; encoded by the coding sequence ATGAACAGCTCGCCCGCCCCCCTGCCGCTGCCCGATCCGCGCCATTGGCTGCCGGGCCTTGCGTCGATTGCCACCGACACGACACCGGTCACGGCGCCGGGTGCCGAACCCGGCCATGGCCGGCGGGTCACCGTGGCGCCGGCCGCCGTATCCACTGCGACATGCGACGGCGACCGGCTGGTGCTGGCGGTGGCACCGCAGGACCATCGTTTTGCCTGTGCGCTGATTGCGGCCTTTTGCGCTGGCGACGCCGTGCCCGCCGCCGCCGACCCCGCCAGCATCGCGTTGCTCGACATGGCGGCGCGCGTGGCGGCGCACGATGTCGGCGTCATCATCGAAGGTGCCACCGGCACCGGCAAGGAAGGGCTCGCCCGGCTCGTTCATACCCTGTCCCCACGCCGCGACAGACCCTTGGTCGCGGTGAACTGCGCCGCGCTCCCCGAAGCGATGTTGGAAGCGACATTGTTCGGCCACGAGCGCGGCGCCTTTTCCGGCGCCATTGCCGCGTCGCCGGGGCTGTTCCGCGCTGCCGATCACGGCACGTTGCTGCTCGACGAAGTCAGCGAGCTGCCCTTGCCGCTGCAGGCCAAGCTGCTGCGCGTCCTGCAGGAACGCGAGGTGTTGCCGGTCGGCGCTGTCCGCGCCGAAAAGGTCGATGTGCGGGTCATCGCCGCTGCCAACCGCGACCTTGCCGCCGATGTCGCCGCCGGGCGGTTCCGGGCCGATCTCTTCTACCGGCTCGCGGTGTTTCCGCTGCGCACCATCCCGCTGGCCGACCGGCGTGCCGACATTGTCGCCATTGCGGCGCACTGGCTGTTGCGGGCGACGCGCGGGCGGCTGTGCTGGCCGACGCCGGCGGCGCTGGCGCGGCTCGATGCGCATGGCTGGCCGGGCAATGTGCGTGAGCTCGGCAATGTGCTCGATCGCGCCATGGTGCTGGCCGATGGCGCCGTGATCGACGTGGCGCACCTGGCGTTCGACACGATGACACCGCCGCCGGCGGAAGCCGTGCTGCCGCTGCCCGGCATCGTGCGCCACCATGAGGACCGGGTGATCCGCCGCGTGCTGGCCGAAACCCACGATCGGCGGTCGGCGGCGCAGCGGCTGGGCATCAGCGAACGCACGCTGCGCTACAAGCTGGCGGCGATGCGGCCGGCGGCGGTGCAATAG
- the mnmA gene encoding tRNA 2-thiouridine(34) synthase MnmA: MFDPDLTGFGALRGQRVAVAMSGGVDSSVVAALAAASGCEVVGVTLQLYVSGAAAARPGACCAGADIRDARGVAERLGIAHYVIDMEARFRDAVITAFADSYARGQTPVPCVECNKTVKFTDLLALARELDCTALLTGHYVQRIDGSDGPELHRGADPAKDQSYFLWTTTRRQLDYLRFPLGGLSKPEVRRAAEHFGLAVAAKPDSQDICFVGGGDYAAIVERLRPELATPGDIVDLGGRVIGRHAGIHRFTVGQRRGLDIGGAPEPLYVVRIDAAANRVVAGPRAALAVTSARVEDCNALGALDGPLMVKVRSLAAPAPARWYGDRIVFDTPLFGVAPGQAAVAYRGSRLVAGAMIAATEGAVAGTDRLASVF; encoded by the coding sequence ATGTTCGATCCTGATCTGACCGGGTTCGGCGCGTTGCGCGGACAGCGGGTCGCCGTCGCCATGTCGGGCGGTGTCGACAGTTCGGTGGTCGCCGCGCTGGCGGCGGCATCCGGGTGCGAGGTCGTGGGCGTCACGCTGCAACTGTACGTCAGCGGCGCCGCCGCCGCGCGGCCCGGCGCCTGCTGCGCCGGCGCCGATATCCGCGATGCACGCGGCGTCGCCGAACGATTGGGCATCGCGCATTATGTCATCGACATGGAAGCGCGGTTTCGCGACGCCGTCATCACGGCCTTTGCCGACAGCTATGCGCGCGGGCAGACGCCGGTTCCGTGCGTCGAATGCAACAAGACCGTCAAGTTCACCGATTTGCTGGCGCTGGCGCGCGAACTCGACTGCACGGCGTTGCTGACCGGTCATTATGTCCAGCGGATCGACGGCAGTGACGGGCCGGAACTGCACCGCGGTGCCGACCCGGCCAAGGACCAGAGCTATTTCCTGTGGACGACGACGCGCCGGCAGCTCGATTACCTGCGCTTCCCGCTCGGCGGCCTGTCGAAGCCCGAGGTGCGGCGCGCGGCGGAGCATTTCGGCCTGGCCGTGGCCGCCAAGCCCGACAGCCAGGACATATGTTTTGTCGGCGGCGGCGATTATGCCGCCATCGTCGAGCGCCTGCGGCCGGAATTGGCGACACCCGGCGACATCGTCGATCTTGGGGGCCGGGTGATCGGCCGCCATGCCGGGATCCATCGCTTTACCGTCGGGCAGCGACGCGGGCTCGATATCGGCGGCGCGCCCGAGCCGCTTTATGTCGTGCGGATCGACGCCGCGGCGAACCGGGTCGTCGCCGGGCCGCGGGCGGCATTGGCGGTAACGTCGGCACGGGTCGAGGACTGCAACGCGCTGGGCGCGCTCGACGGCCCGCTGATGGTCAAGGTGCGTTCGCTGGCGGCGCCGGCGCCGGCGCGCTGGTACGGCGACCGCATCGTCTTCGACACGCCGCTGTTCGGGGTCGCCCCGGGCCAGGCGGCGGTCGCCTATCGCGGCAGCCGGCTCGTCGCCGGGGCGATGATTGCAGCCACGGAAGGCGCCGTTGCAGGGACGGATCGGTTGGCGTCGGTTTTTTGA
- a CDS encoding flagellar motor switch protein FliG: protein MNATIADAPPSGLTGAQKCAILVLLLEEAQAAELLRRMAAEEVRAVGEAMLTVAEIDPAAIDAVLDEFLTRTRGVSALDSQGRQVRAVLSRALGSPRADRVIDDIGPPAAARRFAGLDWLDADGIAALLADEHPQAITVVIAHLPEARAAAVFDALPTALHSDLVVRLATLKTVQPQMVADLEADLEAKLQQRDQPPRHATLAGTDFTARLVKQSSHQKALLEALARVDATLAAEIAAQQFVFADLLGLSTKDMQLVLREVDPQLLGVALKGADAALTALVFASMSSRAAAQLQDDLSDRGPMKRDEVAAAQAEICAVVRRLGESGALMMPGAAGGYV, encoded by the coding sequence ATGAACGCAACGATTGCCGACGCGCCGCCGAGCGGACTGACGGGGGCGCAGAAATGCGCCATTCTGGTACTGCTGCTCGAGGAAGCGCAGGCGGCCGAGCTGCTGCGGCGCATGGCGGCTGAGGAAGTGCGTGCGGTCGGCGAGGCGATGCTGACCGTCGCCGAAATCGACCCGGCGGCGATTGATGCCGTTCTCGACGAATTTCTGACGCGCACGCGCGGGGTGTCGGCGCTCGACAGCCAGGGGCGGCAGGTGCGCGCCGTGCTGTCGCGGGCGTTGGGCAGCCCGCGCGCGGACCGGGTCATCGACGATATCGGCCCGCCGGCGGCCGCCCGCCGCTTTGCCGGGCTCGACTGGCTCGATGCCGACGGCATTGCGGCACTGCTGGCGGACGAACATCCGCAGGCAATCACCGTCGTCATCGCGCATCTGCCCGAAGCGCGGGCGGCGGCGGTGTTCGACGCTTTGCCGACGGCGCTGCACAGCGACCTGGTGGTGCGGCTGGCGACGCTGAAAACGGTGCAGCCGCAGATGGTCGCCGATCTGGAAGCCGATCTGGAGGCGAAGTTGCAGCAGCGCGACCAGCCGCCGCGCCACGCGACCTTGGCGGGCACCGATTTCACCGCACGGCTGGTCAAGCAATCATCGCACCAGAAGGCGCTCCTGGAGGCGCTGGCGCGCGTCGATGCCACGCTGGCGGCCGAGATCGCGGCGCAGCAGTTCGTCTTTGCCGATCTGCTCGGCCTGTCGACCAAGGACATGCAGCTGGTCCTGCGCGAAGTCGATCCGCAGCTGCTGGGCGTGGCGCTGAAGGGTGCGGACGCGGCGCTGACGGCGCTGGTGTTCGCGTCGATGTCGAGCCGGGCAGCGGCGCAGCTGCAGGACGATCTTTCCGATCGTGGCCCGATGAAGCGCGATGAAGTGGCAGCGGCGCAGGCCGAGATTTGCGCCGTGGTACGGCGGCTGGGCGAAAGCGGTGCGCTGATGATGCCCGGCGCCGCTGGCGGATATGTATGA
- the fliN gene encoding flagellar motor switch protein FliN, with amino-acid sequence MNAMTPGAMTGAPMDSATPDLGAFGAISVRLSVEVGAVRMSLREVLALQVGSVHALDRRVDQPVDVLINDRLIARGEIVSIGDRFGVKLTEIVAGGLA; translated from the coding sequence ATGAATGCCATGACCCCGGGCGCCATGACCGGCGCGCCGATGGATTCCGCCACGCCCGATCTGGGGGCGTTCGGGGCCATTTCGGTGCGGTTGTCGGTGGAAGTCGGCGCAGTGCGGATGAGCCTGCGCGAGGTGCTGGCACTGCAGGTAGGCAGCGTCCATGCGCTCGACCGGCGCGTTGACCAGCCGGTCGATGTGCTGATCAACGATCGGCTGATCGCGCGCGGCGAAATCGTGTCGATCGGCGACCGCTTCGGGGTCAAGCTGACCGAGATCGTGGCGGGCGGGCTGGCATGA
- the fliF gene encoding flagellar basal-body MS-ring/collar protein FliF, giving the protein MSEGGSLAPAATAGAPALARLGDDVRRVPERLRALGADPAVARARPAILGVAALIVIVLIWLALRAPQWQPLYADLSDGDKAAVMTALQAGNYQARINPDTGSVEVVAGNSAAARILLAGQGLPKSAHAVDPVGDMPLGLSRAVEAARLQSAAAIELSASIRAIDGVKHATVHVAVPEPSVFVRDKAPPSASVFVTLAPGRALGEAQVRAIVWLVSSSVAGLAPDRVSVVDQSGALLSAGSTAGEAAQLGYQVKLEGLVRERLFKLLTPLVGAGKFTAEVAADVDFSRSEAASERYGPDAVVRSEQSSRTVDPQTLPARGIPGALSNTAPAGAQLSTTPPAGAAPAAPPPAATSETSNRAWEVGKAVQVTRGDAPRLRRLSVAVVIDRGGAAAGKGMAPQDLAALTRIVRGAVGYDAARGDLVEVQLRAFAPVAAEPVRAWYAHASVADSMPLFAGVGTALLGLGVAIWQWRRSRRALLAAGAAVMAGSPAGGAAPAGAKPAAADGAAEPSPHALLVDYSAKLGATRDLVSDDADRATAVARQMLAAS; this is encoded by the coding sequence ATGAGCGAGGGCGGCAGCCTGGCGCCCGCCGCGACGGCGGGTGCGCCCGCGCTGGCGCGGCTGGGCGACGACGTCCGCCGCGTCCCCGAACGCTTGCGGGCGCTGGGGGCCGACCCGGCGGTGGCGCGGGCGCGACCAGCGATACTGGGCGTCGCGGCGCTGATCGTGATTGTCCTGATCTGGCTCGCGCTGCGCGCGCCGCAATGGCAGCCGCTCTATGCCGACCTGTCGGATGGCGACAAGGCAGCGGTGATGACGGCGCTGCAGGCCGGCAATTACCAGGCGCGGATCAACCCCGATACCGGTTCGGTAGAGGTCGTGGCGGGCAACAGCGCCGCGGCGCGGATCCTGCTGGCGGGGCAGGGCCTGCCGAAATCGGCGCATGCGGTCGATCCGGTCGGCGACATGCCGCTGGGGCTGTCGCGCGCCGTCGAGGCGGCGCGGCTGCAGAGCGCGGCGGCGATCGAGCTGTCGGCGTCGATCCGGGCGATCGATGGCGTCAAGCATGCCACTGTCCATGTCGCGGTCCCCGAACCGTCCGTCTTCGTGCGCGACAAGGCGCCGCCCAGTGCATCGGTCTTCGTCACGCTCGCCCCCGGCCGCGCCCTGGGAGAGGCGCAGGTGCGCGCCATCGTCTGGCTGGTCAGTTCCTCGGTCGCGGGGCTGGCGCCGGATCGGGTGAGTGTCGTCGACCAGTCCGGGGCGCTATTGTCGGCAGGCAGCACCGCCGGCGAAGCCGCGCAGCTCGGCTATCAGGTCAAGCTGGAAGGGCTGGTGCGCGAGCGGCTGTTCAAGCTGCTGACGCCGCTGGTCGGCGCCGGAAAATTCACGGCCGAAGTGGCGGCCGATGTCGACTTCAGCCGCAGCGAGGCGGCGTCGGAGCGCTATGGCCCCGACGCGGTGGTGCGCAGCGAACAATCGAGCCGCACGGTCGACCCGCAGACACTGCCGGCGCGCGGCATTCCGGGCGCGCTGTCGAACACCGCCCCGGCCGGGGCGCAGCTTTCGACCACTCCGCCGGCCGGAGCGGCGCCGGCCGCGCCGCCGCCGGCTGCGACCAGCGAGACGAGCAATCGCGCCTGGGAGGTCGGCAAGGCCGTTCAGGTGACGCGGGGCGATGCGCCCCGGCTGCGCCGCCTGTCGGTGGCGGTGGTGATCGACCGCGGCGGCGCGGCGGCGGGCAAGGGCATGGCGCCGCAAGACTTGGCGGCGCTGACCCGGATCGTGCGCGGCGCTGTCGGCTATGACGCTGCGCGCGGCGACCTGGTCGAGGTCCAGCTGCGCGCCTTCGCGCCGGTCGCGGCTGAGCCCGTGCGCGCCTGGTATGCACACGCGTCCGTCGCCGATTCCATGCCGCTTTTCGCCGGCGTCGGCACGGCGCTGCTGGGGCTGGGCGTCGCCATCTGGCAATGGCGGCGCAGCCGGCGGGCGCTGCTGGCGGCGGGCGCGGCCGTCATGGCGGGGTCGCCTGCGGGCGGCGCGGCACCTGCCGGCGCGAAGCCAGCGGCAGCCGACGGTGCGGCAGAGCCGTCGCCCCATGCGCTGCTGGTCGATTACAGCGCCAAGCTGGGTGCGACGCGTGACCTGGTCTCCGACGACGCCGACCGGGCGACGGCGGTGGCGCGGCAGATGCTGGCGGCGTCATGA
- a CDS encoding FliH/SctL family protein, whose protein sequence is MLDAALPPGLAGLLSALQPRAEAPPLPDLDAIREGGWAAGYAAGEIAATAALAPLRDRLAAAAAALDAAQAIDADRLRPLFAALVQQIAEAVLMAELASGASVLVPLVEAALAAVRPGEAPVLRAHPDTLAALQPYLASIATMGDTAMARDAFAVSAPDLLIDAGLSTRLATIIGGLA, encoded by the coding sequence ATGCTTGATGCCGCACTGCCGCCCGGGCTTGCCGGCCTGTTGTCGGCGCTGCAGCCGCGTGCGGAAGCGCCGCCGCTGCCGGACCTCGACGCCATCCGCGAGGGCGGATGGGCGGCGGGCTATGCCGCCGGCGAGATCGCGGCGACGGCGGCGCTCGCCCCGCTGCGCGACCGGCTGGCGGCGGCTGCGGCGGCGCTGGATGCGGCGCAGGCGATCGATGCCGACCGGTTGCGGCCGCTGTTTGCGGCGCTCGTGCAGCAGATTGCCGAAGCGGTGCTGATGGCCGAGCTTGCATCCGGCGCGTCGGTGCTGGTGCCGCTGGTCGAGGCGGCGCTGGCGGCGGTGCGCCCCGGCGAAGCCCCGGTGCTGCGCGCCCACCCGGACACACTGGCGGCGCTGCAGCCATATCTGGCCAGTATCGCGACCATGGGCGACACGGCCATGGCGCGCGACGCCTTTGCCGTCTCGGCGCCAGATCTCCTGATCGACGCCGGGCTGTCGACGCGGCTGGCAACGATCATCGGGGGGTTGGCATGA
- a CDS encoding flagellar biosynthetic protein FliR, protein MILTGIPEFDGLAAMTRFTIAGVRPLAMLALLPHFAGAALPWRARLAVAASLSVFTAFGPQAPELTLAMLPGEVLAGLCAGLAMALAFGAAQLAGEVAAQMVGLGFASVPGAGGNVSVIGGLWTLLMWLAFLSVDGHLQLFGSIVAGTGVMPPGAVSFERVAAYGTMMFAGGLRLALPVVGLLLLGNLLVAVATRSAPQLGAMAVGPAALLLAFVWALPMLLEGLNGRAVVTLNAALGLL, encoded by the coding sequence GTGATCCTGACCGGCATCCCCGAATTCGACGGGCTGGCGGCGATGACGCGCTTCACCATCGCCGGAGTGCGGCCGCTGGCGATGTTGGCCCTGCTGCCGCATTTTGCCGGCGCGGCCCTGCCGTGGCGGGCGCGGCTGGCGGTGGCGGCTTCGCTGTCGGTGTTCACGGCCTTCGGGCCGCAAGCGCCGGAGCTGACGCTGGCAATGCTGCCGGGGGAGGTGCTGGCCGGGCTGTGCGCCGGGCTGGCAATGGCGCTGGCCTTTGGCGCGGCGCAGCTGGCGGGGGAAGTGGCGGCGCAGATGGTCGGGCTGGGCTTTGCCAGCGTGCCCGGCGCCGGCGGCAATGTGTCGGTCATCGGCGGGTTGTGGACGCTGTTGATGTGGCTGGCGTTCCTGTCCGTCGACGGGCATCTCCAGCTGTTCGGCAGCATCGTTGCCGGCACCGGCGTGATGCCGCCCGGCGCCGTGTCGTTCGAGCGGGTGGCCGCCTATGGCACGATGATGTTCGCCGGGGGCCTTCGGCTGGCGCTGCCGGTGGTCGGGCTGCTGCTGCTCGGCAACCTGCTGGTGGCGGTGGCGACGCGGTCGGCGCCGCAATTGGGGGCGATGGCGGTCGGGCCGGCGGCCTTGCTGCTGGCGTTCGTCTGGGCGCTGCCGATGCTGCTGGAGGGGCTGAACGGGCGCGCGGTGGTGACGCTGAACGCGGCACTGGGCCTGCTCTGA
- a CDS encoding flagellar biosynthetic protein FliQ has translation MVGADMPDDRMLATLARAGVLLFTQSAATFLVPVLVVAVVVGLVQTVLSVQESSLSFLPKLLTLVAVMAIAGEGVMRALGDFLTGGLLDMVGAIR, from the coding sequence ATGGTGGGCGCCGACATGCCCGACGACCGGATGCTGGCGACATTGGCGCGTGCCGGGGTGCTGTTGTTCACCCAGAGCGCCGCGACATTCCTGGTGCCGGTGCTGGTTGTCGCGGTGGTGGTGGGGTTGGTGCAGACGGTGTTGTCGGTCCAGGAATCGTCGCTGTCGTTCCTGCCGAAATTGCTGACGCTGGTGGCGGTGATGGCGATTGCCGGGGAGGGCGTGATGCGCGCGCTCGGCGATTTCCTCACCGGCGGGCTGCTCGACATGGTGGGGGCGATCCGGTGA
- a CDS encoding DUF1153 domain-containing protein, whose protein sequence is MPPTDTKRWVARRKAAVLTAIDAGVLTRAQACARYHISDAELRLWERAVHFAGVPGLRVTRVQIYRPIFEGKMGG, encoded by the coding sequence TTGCCGCCCACCGATACCAAGCGCTGGGTCGCCCGGCGCAAGGCGGCCGTCCTCACCGCCATCGACGCGGGCGTGCTGACTCGCGCCCAGGCCTGTGCCCGCTACCATATCAGCGATGCCGAGTTACGCCTTTGGGAACGCGCCGTTCATTTTGCCGGCGTTCCCGGGCTGCGCGTCACGCGCGTGCAAATCTATCGCCCGATATTTGAAGGAAAAATGGGCGGGTAA
- the fliP gene encoding flagellar type III secretion system pore protein FliP (The bacterial flagellar biogenesis protein FliP forms a type III secretion system (T3SS)-type pore required for flagellar assembly.) yields MTGGMTGGGLTAALPGLSTSIQILLVMSALTLLPAALLMMTCFTRILIVLSILRQALGLGQSPPNQLLVGVALLMTVFVMKPSLDRIHDGAYQPMVAGRMGAEVALGRAGDELKRFMLTQTREADLRKFAEIAGAGPFATPADVPLPVVLPAFVASELKTAMQIGFVVYLPFLVIDLIVSSILMSLGMMMVSPATVSLPVKLALFVSVDGWTLVLGSLAKSFGGAG; encoded by the coding sequence ATGACCGGCGGCATGACGGGTGGGGGACTGACGGCGGCGCTGCCCGGCCTGTCCACGTCGATCCAGATTTTGCTGGTGATGTCGGCGCTGACGCTGCTGCCGGCGGCGTTGCTGATGATGACCTGTTTCACCCGCATCCTGATCGTGCTGTCGATCCTGCGCCAGGCGCTGGGGCTGGGCCAGTCGCCGCCCAACCAGCTGCTCGTCGGGGTAGCGTTGCTGATGACGGTGTTCGTCATGAAGCCGAGCCTCGATCGCATCCATGATGGCGCTTATCAGCCGATGGTGGCGGGCCGCATGGGCGCCGAGGTGGCGCTGGGGCGGGCAGGCGACGAGTTGAAGCGGTTCATGCTGACGCAAACGCGCGAGGCCGACCTGCGAAAATTTGCCGAGATCGCCGGGGCAGGGCCGTTCGCGACGCCGGCCGATGTGCCGTTGCCGGTGGTGCTGCCGGCGTTCGTGGCAAGCGAATTGAAGACGGCGATGCAGATCGGTTTTGTCGTCTATCTGCCGTTCCTCGTCATCGACCTGATCGTGTCGAGCATCCTGATGTCGCTGGGGATGATGATGGTGTCGCCGGCAACCGTCAGCCTGCCGGTCAAGCTGGCGCTGTTCGTTTCGGTCGATGGCTGGACGCTGGTGCTGGGGTCGTTGGCGAAGAGCTTCGGGGGGGCGGGGTGA
- a CDS encoding flagellar basal body-associated FliL family protein, whose protein sequence is MATTPAPAATDPGTDGKPARAKGGGGRSLLVIVAATLGAAAGGFGAVIAAGQLGLGGGGHAAAPAAPVVAPVEYVELDQAFTSNLADTGRYLQVRLSISQSGGAAITAAITRHKPALVSAILGVLGEAGEADVATREAKDRLRLRLKQVIDETLKQNGVSGGIDDVFFTSLVVQ, encoded by the coding sequence ATGGCCACGACCCCCGCTCCTGCCGCCACGGATCCCGGCACCGATGGCAAGCCCGCAAGGGCGAAAGGTGGCGGCGGCCGCTCGCTGCTCGTCATTGTCGCGGCCACGCTCGGCGCGGCGGCGGGCGGTTTCGGCGCGGTGATCGCGGCGGGCCAGTTGGGGTTGGGCGGTGGTGGCCATGCCGCGGCGCCGGCGGCGCCGGTGGTGGCGCCAGTGGAATATGTCGAGCTCGACCAGGCGTTTACCTCCAACCTTGCCGATACCGGGCGTTATCTGCAGGTGCGGCTGTCGATTTCGCAAAGCGGCGGCGCGGCGATCACGGCCGCGATCACCCGGCACAAGCCTGCCCTGGTTTCGGCGATCCTGGGCGTGCTCGGCGAAGCCGGGGAAGCCGATGTGGCAACGCGCGAGGCCAAGGACCGGCTGCGGCTTCGGCTGAAGCAGGTCATCGACGAAACGCTCAAGCAGAACGGCGTGTCCGGTGGCATCGATGACGTGTTCTTCACCAGCCTGGTCGTGCAATGA